A stretch of Spirosoma oryzicola DNA encodes these proteins:
- a CDS encoding fatty acid desaturase, giving the protein MATFTNFVNSNTTEPHRIRTRQILKSHPEVKKLIGQKNPTTFWIILGCVTLMTGIAYLVRDQSWWVVVAAAWFIGAFPAHTLFVCIHEAAHNLIFRKPAANMWAAIFANLPTVFPTALSFKNFHIKHHAFQGVHELDADLPDWYEAKLINNYAIGKALWLLFFPIFQGIRTIRCRELAVIDKWVATNMIVQVAFDVLIVALFGWKALIFLVLCLFFSVGLHPLGARWIQEHYLTLDPEQETYSYYGQLNGVNLNVGFHNEHHDFPSIPWNKLPDLKKSAPEYYDTLKYHTSYVRLFFRFLFDQEISLYSRIVRKERGRVTIADQSKPDIEFIQANEAPAKVTA; this is encoded by the coding sequence CATTCGCACTCGGCAGATCTTAAAATCTCATCCAGAAGTTAAGAAGCTTATCGGCCAAAAGAATCCAACAACGTTTTGGATCATTCTGGGTTGCGTTACCCTGATGACAGGTATCGCTTATCTGGTTCGTGACCAATCGTGGTGGGTCGTTGTCGCGGCTGCCTGGTTTATCGGCGCTTTCCCGGCGCATACGCTGTTTGTCTGCATTCACGAAGCTGCGCACAACCTGATTTTTCGTAAGCCTGCTGCCAATATGTGGGCGGCCATTTTTGCCAATCTGCCAACGGTATTCCCAACAGCGCTATCCTTTAAAAACTTTCACATCAAACACCATGCATTCCAAGGCGTGCACGAGCTAGATGCTGACTTACCCGACTGGTATGAAGCCAAGCTTATCAACAACTACGCAATTGGTAAGGCGCTTTGGCTGCTTTTCTTCCCTATCTTTCAGGGTATCCGGACGATTCGTTGCCGCGAACTGGCTGTGATTGACAAATGGGTAGCCACGAATATGATTGTTCAGGTTGCGTTCGATGTGCTGATCGTTGCCTTGTTTGGCTGGAAAGCTTTAATCTTCTTGGTGTTGTGCTTGTTCTTCTCGGTTGGGCTTCATCCGCTGGGCGCTCGCTGGATTCAGGAACATTACCTAACCCTCGACCCGGAGCAAGAGACTTATAGCTACTACGGTCAGTTGAACGGCGTAAACCTGAATGTAGGTTTTCACAACGAACACCACGATTTTCCATCAATTCCTTGGAACAAGCTGCCTGATCTCAAGAAATCGGCACCTGAGTATTATGATACGTTGAAATACCATACGTCGTACGTTCGGTTGTTTTTCCGCTTCTTATTCGATCAGGAGATTTCGCTGTACTCGCGCATTGTTCGCAAAGAACGTGGTCGGGTAACCATCGCTGATCAATCAAAACCGGATATCGAGTTTATCCAGGCTAACGAGGCTCCTGCCAAGGTTACGGCCTAA